GCTCTTGTTAGGTCGAAAATTACACCgaactgaaaaaaaaaattgaacagcAATTCGAATTTGACCTCCttggattaaattattaaattcaaattattaaataaattgaaattaaaaaatttaagaattaaagGGGTCAGTCAAAAAAAGGGTATGTTAATTAATCAAAGGTCCAACTGATCACCACGTCTGTATTGTAAATATGCGGTTACGAATAATCCAGCCAAAGTAATAGGAATTAGACCTAAGACGATTCCAAATAGAAAAACTTCAATCATTTCAATTTAtttgaaaggagaaaaagaaaggtaATATCTATCCCTAAATATTAATTTCTATTGCCCATGAATATCAATACCTAATAATTGATAATTAACACGGTAAGGAGCTATAGAATATATGGAATAGGGCAGAAAGCTTTGTTTTTATGAATTGTTCGTTCATTGAATTAATTTTCAAATAAGTCGTATCTTACTCAGACCAATAAATAAAGCTGAGGTTATAGTTAAAGCCGCTAGTAAAAAACCGAAATAACTAGTTATAGTAGGCATGAAGGAGCTAAATGAAATATGTTCTTTTATACATATGTTTATAAAGCACTTACCTAAGTTTCAATTTTTAAACGAGAGGGGATAAGCAAAATACCAATTGAAATAATAAGTTCAATTGAAATTTTTTGCTTCatcaatcattataaatggtattcACAAAAATAGAGCGGCAGGACAAGagtagaaaagaaaaagaaatcgatTCATCATCTTTGTAGTTAGGTCAAGAAAAAACCTTTGGATCTAATACAAGAATACAAGAAAGGCCGCCTCACAAATATTGAttagtagaatttttttttattccttgctcttttttttttatctatatctAACGACTACTCTTACTTGTTACTAGACGACTAAGCAattccttaaaataaaaataaaaaaaaagagggcTTCCAACAAAAAACAAAACCTCTTGTGCAACTACGAAAAAAAGTCAATTTTTATATTTCGCATCTAATTGACTTGCGGAAATATGATAATTTCCTTCATGAATTATTATAAACCAACTCGTTGGATTCACGGGTTACCTGATCTTCCGTTTCTAGGCCCAAGCCAATACCTCCAGGAATTTGAGGAATTTTCTATTGCATGATACCTGGTTATACATCGACAagcaagaagaagaaagaaattatCTAGCACTTCACGTCGATATACTGTTTGAAATTGCGTTGCTGTGTCAGAAGAAGGATAGCTATACTGATTCGGTATACTCTAAAAATACCTTTGGTACAATATTGACGATCTCACAAAGATTTAGTTTCGGTGAATTCCATTTACTGATCCCATCTTTTACGGAATCGATCCCTACAAGAATATGTGGAGCTCGGCATGTCTGGAAGCACAGGAGAACGTTCTTTTGCTGATATTATTACCAGTATTCGATACTGGGTCATTCATAGTATTACTATACCTTCCCTATTCATCGCGGGTTGGTTATTCGTCAGCACAGGTTTAGCTTATGATGTGTTTGGAAGCCCTCGTCCAAACGAGTATTTTACAGAGAGCCGACAAGGAATTCCATTAATAACTGGCCGTTTTGATTCTTTGGAACAACTCGATGAATTTAGTAGATCTTTTTAGGAGGACCCAATGACCATAGATCGAACCTATCCAATTTTTACAGTGCGATGGTTGGCTGTTCACGGACTAGCTGTACCTACCGTTTCTTTTTTGGGGTCAATATCAGCAATGCAGTTCATCCAACGATAAACCTAATTCGAATTAATTATAGAGCTATGACACAATCAAACCCGAACGAACAAAATGTTGAATTGAATCGTACCAGTCTCTACTGGGGTTATTACTCATTTTTGTACTTGCTGTTTTATTTTCCAATTATTTCttcaattaagaaaaaaaaagagtagtAGAATACTAAATAATAGTAGGAATTCTCTTATCCCATTCGGAAGGATTGTATCTCATAATTATCTATGACTGTTTATGTCTTTAGCATGACCACTTGATGAAATGCGGAGGGAAGCGGGATAAATGGCCGATACTACTGGAAGGATTCCTCTTTGGATAATAGGTACGGTAACTGGTATTCCTGTGATCGGTTTAATaggtattttcttttatggttcaTATTCTGGATTGGGTTCGTCCCTGTAATATGGAATAATGGATAATGGGACGAACTAAGTTATAGGCATGAAAGTGTAAGAACTCAACGGGGCCCGCCTCCTCTTTCTTTGTCTGATTCGCGAGGAAGGGTCCCGTTGAATTCTTAATGATCATGATCATAATATTTTGGTCGTATAAATGACAACAAATGGATCACTTTTTCCGATGATTTTTTTGGAAAATGAACTCAATTTCAATTAATTGATTCATAGCATCTGCTCTTCGATAGTATCTATCGATACTTTCAAGGTTAGAAGAAAAAAAGGAATCACTCAATTGGATGACACAatacaatatatatttaatatttctttttttttctgtcGACCAGATTCAAACCTTTTCTAGACTAGTCTAACCTTACtcgatttattttagtatttcatcaaagtttgaaattattttataagtttatcgccttgattctattttatcaaaaaaaatcGGTAAGGATTCCTTCTCTTTTTTTTGGTTGTCCATTACTTAGTATATTATACTTATTTCGACTTATTTTATACTtattatattatccttattactTATTCTATTATAAGTAAATCGAAAAAATAAAGGGTTCTGAAAAATCTGGAAAAATCGAAACTAAGAATAGAAATCTTTGACGAACGGGTCCCGGAATTGTTATTATTTCGACACAAGAAAAGGAATTTTACACACCCTTTTCTTGTGTCGAAGGCTAGAAAGACGAAGAATACTCCCTGTAATTATTTGTTCCCCTCATTTAATTTATCCTTCCTTTCTATTCTCCACTTACTTATCTTATGTTTAGTATCTACTCAAATTGAATTTAGAAAACAAAACCTATTCTGTAACATTTAAATCTGACACTGACAATAGGAATATAATTACACCCCCCccccaatttagtccaatttagattgaaaaaagaaaaaaaaagaggtaaAGACAAATAGTCTTCTTCACAATATAcatattttgttttgaattttgaatGCGGTAAAAGCAATTCCTAGAGAAAGAATAGAAACAAGCAAAAGACTTTTCATCCCTTTTTTCATTATACCTAACCTAATTGCCAGGAATAATTTGTTCTTTTTTACAAATTTGATGTTGATAAATCCACAGATCTAGAAATTCATTTCGGACACTTGAACCTTCTCAAACTGTTTCTTTTTAAGAACCAAAAAGATTTGTGCAAAAACAATAGATGCCAAGAAGAACAAAAGACCTTGGACGCGTAGTGGGTCTTGAAGTACTATTTCTGCATCCCCCTGACCAAATCCACCCACATTAGGATTAATTGTTAATGGTTGATCGAGTTTGATAGATTCACCCTCTGAAACAAGAAGTTCTGGTCCTGGGGGGATAATATCAACCACTTGATGTCCATCCAAGGCATCCGTTATGGTTATTTCGTACCCCCCTTTTTCTTTTCGTATGATTTTGCTTACTATACCTGTTGCCGTAGCATTATAAACAGTATTGTTACTTTTGTTCCCGTCGGGATAAATCTGGCCCCTTCCCCTGTTTCCGCCTACGTATATGGGATATTTTAAGAAATGAGCATCCTTATTACTAGCAGGGTCTGGGGAAAGAATAGGAAAGGTGATTTCACTATATTTTTTACCAGGAACAGGACCTATCACAAGAATATTTTTCTTAGTGGGGCGGTAGTTCTGAAAAGACAGATTGCCTATCTTTTCTTTCATCTCGGGCGAAATACGATCAGGCGGGGCTAACTCAAACCCCTCTGGTAAAATAAGAACAGCACCCACATTCAAAGCCCCTTTCTTACCATTAGCAAGAACTTGTTTCAGTTGCATATCATAAGGAATTCTAACAACCGCTTCAAATACAGTATCAGGAAGTACCGCTTGTGGAACCTCAATATCCACGGGTTTATTCGCTAAATGGCAATTGGCACATACAATACGCCCAGTTGCTTCTCGTGGATTTTCATACCCCTGCTGCGCAAAAATGGGATATGCATTTGAAATGGAAGCCCCGGTTATTATATAGATCATGAGCGATACGGAAATGGATCGAGTAATCTCCTCCTTTATCCAAGAAAAAGTATTTCTAGTTTGCATGGTCCAATCATTGATCCCGAAAATTTCTACAATAAAATTAGGTAGGTCACTAGTATAGTTCCCTAGCCACGATTCTGCTATTTACTTTTActgaaaactgaaaaaaaaaaatgactgAAACAGAGGAGAAATTGTATTCTCCTGATGGGTAGAAAGAGTAAAGTAAGTACGACTTTGCATGCTTTGCTTATCTCGAAAGTAAGAAAGATTCTAATTGAATCCGTGAATCATTTTCAGTCATTCATTGAATGATAAATAACTACAAGTGACGGAGATACACGATTTAAATAACGAAAGAtccaatattttaaaattgtatcTAGAATGACTGGAAAAGTAGAAACAAGACCAGATATAATTTGATCATTATGAGCAAATCCAAAATCTTTGTATATAGAGCCAATCATTAGTTCCCAACCGTGGGGCGAATGAAATCCTATACATAAATCTgttaataaaagaatagaaaaagcTTTTATTGTGTCGCTTAAATTATATAGGAATTCTTGAACCCAAGAGTTAAGAATAAGAAGTTCTTCATTCCCCAAAATAGAATAACCACTTAGAATAACGAAACAGATTAGATTGGTCGAGAAGTGCAAAATCGTATGGATATGATCCTCATTGTGCAGCTTGATCAATTGGATCGTTTCTTTTTGGATTCCTATACGAAGCTTTTGTAGATGTGTTTCCGGGTATTCTTTTATCATTTCGTCCAACAGGAAGAGTTCCTCTACTTCTATGAATTGTTCTAGAATACTCTTTTCTTGAATATCATTCAAAAAAGTTTCGGATTGCCTAGTATCCCACCAATTAGTAATCCAAGATTTCAGACTTTTATTAAATGAGAGAGAGATCCACCAGGGCAAAAATACTATAGATGCAAGATATAGAAGGGGAGTGAATGCTTTCTTTTTTGCCATTTTTTCATCTGTGAGTTGTTAATGAACCCACCTCATTCGTTGACTTTATGTGATCTAATCTTTCTATCAAGCATGCCTTTCATTATATTATAAAGTAGGGGCCCATGAATCTATTCTCTGTTTTTTTTTGATTCAGTGCTTAGCCCTTGAATCTAATTGAATCTAAAAAGAATACAGAATATAGAAAATAAGAATCCACTTTGAATtcgaatgaaatatatatattattgttatattgtttTTGTTTCCATATATCTCAATTGATCAAATTCGAAGCAATTGCCCTCTTTTGATAACTGCCCGAAAGAACCGCTTCAAATAATAAAGATTGTTCTATTCAGATTTTGAGACGAAGGAGCGCCCTGTCTATATCAAGATCGCAATCAAATATGTCGAAAATTTTCGCGGGTTATCTAAACTATATATAGTCTAGAGTCCAgcaataattgaaaaaaaaattaggaaaaataTTATGCTGATCAAAAATGAGTGACAAAAAAAGACAGAAAAGTTATCATTACGTTTATCATTATGTTATAAGAAAGAAATCCACTTGTTTAGTTCTTTAGTTCTTAAGGAGCACAAAAGAAAGGATAAAAGGGGAGGGGCCGATTGAGAAAAGAAAAGTAGAGAAAATTTACAAGATATGATCTATCTGTATCTAACGTATCAACTCCAAATATTGCAAATAAAAAGCGAAAGTCTTTATTTCGATTTGATATATGAGATGAATCCAGTATTTCGATTTCTTGCTTATTTTGTTACTGAATTAAGTTGAGCGGTTTTACATTTACAGACGCATAAAAAACTATTTTGTGGACAAAAAACTGTTTTTTATGTTATGACTCTTCCGTATACGTCCGCTTTGGTTTGAATGGGCATTCTGAAGAAACTTCAGTTTAGTTCTGCTATAGAAAAAGAGGATTCTTGGATTGAGCTTTTCCTCCCGGCGAGAAAGCTTTTATTCTGCAATTCATTTCAAAAGACTTCAATCGGTACACGCAAAAATAGGCCAATTCAGCAGCTTTTTGTTCAATTTCGCGGAGTCAAATTCTCATCAGTACGAGTCAAGGGAACGGCCCCCTGGCCTCTGATTTCCATATAAAGGACACGACGAGCATAAATACCCTCTTTAACTTCTATTCTGATGGACTGAATATCTTTCATAAGGAATCGTAGAAAGATGCGACGATTTTTTCCAGGAAAACCCCAACGAAAAATACAGACTATTCCCTCCTTTCTATCGAATCGATCATAACCACTGCCTACATTCCAAAAAATTGTGCACCACAAATAGGAACTAATAAAGAGGCCTGCGATCCCATAGAAAGACATCACGATTCCTTGTGGAAAAAAAACTATTTGCTGAGACGGAAATAAAGATATCAAATTCCTACCAAGATAACTAGAAGTTCCAACTAATAAAAACCCTAATGAACCAAAAAAAAGGATAAAGGCCCAGCAAAAATTGCTTGTTTTTCGAGATCCCACTATAAATTCTATCCATATAGATTCTGATCGCCAACTCATACATACTAGATCcagttgcattttattcgaattgAGAGAATAACCAAAAAAATTCGACTTTACTTTTTTTGTTTCCGAAGTAACTCTCATCAACTAGTACTATTTTGATATGAACTTTTAGAAGGAATTCATCAAATTGCTTCGATCTAAAATCATCCCCTTTATATGATCGCCTATACGGATCTACTAGATATATAGACTTTAATTTCATACATCCGTTCGGTACCGATCCACTTGCTATAATTCATTTAACCCTATACCATGTTTACGTATGCATAAGAGGGGCTTTTTCATTTATGTTCGGTTCGGGTAAGCCGGATGTTATACAATATTCTACTAAATAGGTATCCATGACATCTAAGTCTTGAAAAAAAATAGATAAGATTTGGTCTTGGCCCCATCGAATCTAAAAATCTTAGTTTTTGAACATACAAAGATAAAGAAGCCATTGCAATTGCCGGAAATACTAGGCCTACTAAAGGCACAAAAATAGAGGAAAACTGCTGAAAGTTGTCATAAAATGGGTACCTCAATTTAATATTTGTACCTGTTATTGTTATATTGTTTAGTTAGAAATATATCTTATAACGATTATATTATAATTCGTATATTATACTAATTATATCTAAATACTAAGTATATCTAAGCGAATCTATATATCTAATAGATATCTAATAAGTGCAAGGAATGtagaattaaataaaaggacttgcccatctttttaaatcaaataaaatagatGTATATGATAAGATAATCCACTTTCTTTATTATCTTACTTTATTCTCTTACTTTTCTTATTATTCTATTGTTCTTGTCTTCTAATTTGCATTTTTGAATTTAATAAAGAAAGAGTTTATTACAAATTGTCGAAAGATTCGATTCGTTAGAATCCGATCCAAGAACAGGGATTATTAGTAAAAATAGAATTTTCGGGAGATATAGAAAGATGCAAAACTCTATATTTCTATTCTattttttctctatttaaatTCTATATACATACGCAATAGAGGAGGATAAAATTCGTTTTATTTGTCTCTCCAAATTCGAATTTCATTTCACAGAAGGAAAAATTCGCTTTTTATCTTGTTGCTAGAGGTTTACTCATTAGTAATATcggataatgataataataattatcCACATAATTTGTTTTTCGACAATTCCTTTTTTTGTCACAAAGTCAAAGCCCATTACGCGGGCTTTGACTTTGATTCTGATAAACTAACTAACTACCTTTTCActacaaataaaaaaatttcacttaAGACTCTACTTGATTGAATTTTGATTCAAAGGGAAAAAACCGTGGAGCTGAACTAACTCACTCAGAACACCTTTTAAAGGATTACGTGGTACGATTGGATCGAATAAACCCTTATGGAATAAATATTCAGCCGCCTGTGAACCTTCCGGTATTGTTTTATTCAATGTTTGCTCAATTACTCTTTTACCCGCAAATGCAATATAGGCATTGGGTTCAGCAATAATGATATCCCCCAACATACCAAAACTCGCAGTCACTCCACCAGTAGTAGGAGATGTAAGAATTGATACATAAAATAACTTTTTATTTGATTGATAATCATATAAAGCGGAAGATATTTTAGCCATTTGCATCAAGCTCAAACTTCCTTCTTGCATGCGTGCTCCTCCGGAAGCACACACTAGAATAAGAGGTAAAAAATTATTGGTAGCATATTCGATCAAACGGGTGATTTTCTCGCCTACTACAGATCCCATACTCCCCCCCATAAACTGAAAATCCATAACCCCGATTGCTATAGGAATACCGTTTAGTTGACCCGTGCCTGTTTGAATAGCCTCAGTTAATCCTGTCTttctttgataaaaatcaatacgATCTTTATAAAGCTCTTCTTCAGACTGAAATTCAATGGGATCCAGAGAGATCATGTCTTCATCCATAGGACCCCAAGTGCCTGGATCAATCGAAAGTTCGATTCTATCTGAACTCCTCATTTTCAAATGATATCCACATTGTTCACAAATATTCATTTTTGAATTAAGCGATTTCTTATAATTTACTCCATAACAATTTTCGCATTCGCATTGAACCCACAAATCCTTGTATAGATCGAGATCATTAGAACTTTCTTTTAGAGTTAAATCATTACCATTTTCACGAGTTATTATATCGAAATTCTTGCCTTCACTACTATTTCCACCTTCGCCGCAAatgtaattataaatataattatcattGGAATTGTCACTACCACTTAAAATGGAACTATCAATACAGATTTGAGAACGAAGATAAGAGTCAATACAACTATTAATGTGATTATTCCAACCACAGTTAGTATCATTATCATACAAGTTAAAATGATAGTGGGGCTCATCATTTTTCGATCCATTATTCATATAACTAGAATTATGATAACTATAAAAAACTTTCTAGTTCACTCAAAAAAGAATGATCATTGTTAAGCTCAAAAATTTGATTTTCACTATCAAAATATATGGAATAACGGTCCTGATTACTATCCCTAATTAAAAAGGTGTCATCAGAAATGAAATTCCGAATGTCTTTGACGTCAACTAAATGATCAACCTTACTGTAATAACTAGAGCTGTCACTACAATCATGAATGTTTTTATCCGTATCATTTCTAGTCGGGTCTTCGTTTACAGTAGTATTTTCAACAGGACCAAGGCGGCTATCCATTGATTTACTTAGCCCACATCTGTATTCTAATTCTCCCTTAGACAAGATCAAATTGAACCATGATTTTTCCATAGAGCTTTCTTGCCTCTATTTCCATGAAAGTACAGTAGATGAATAGTCATTCGATGAAAAATcaattgaatattttatttcCTATCAGAATACGCATACTAGATACAATCACTAGGGTTATTAACGAACAATGAGTGAATATTGAAAGAAACGATTCTCTTTTGTGAGAACCTAGAGTAGCAGTTCATTATATATGATAGGATAGAGCTCTTTTTTCTTTTGAATTAGAAATATCAATTTTCAATTAGAAATAGTGATTTCCCCATGTTGTGTAAAATCCGCactgaaaaaattgaaaaaagaaattTTTCTCCTATCAAGAACCTTTTTCGTAAAATCTCGTCTACTAATACAATAAGTTTCTATTCCAACACGGAGCCAAAAGGACAACATACAGGATGGGTAGAAGAAGTTGTGATGCTTGGCTCGATCCATGATCCGAAACCGTGGTATATAGGATAGAAAAGAATACACCAATCCTAAGGATCCATACATAGGATTAATTATGGACCCAGGAGAAAATTTGAGTTGTGTTTAgtcttttatttttgtatttaagaTCTTGTATATCTAGATAAAAATATATCTATCAAAAATATAGACAATAGAATCGGCTCAATCCTTTTAGTAAAAGATTGGGCCGAGTTTAATTGCAATTCAACAAACCGACAGTAATTACTGGATTACAAAGTATCCATTGCTTCGAAttcaaatttgatttatgaagCTGGTTTATCTCATTTTTCCACTTTATCTAATTTATCCACTGCGTCGAATTCAAATTTGATCGCCTTCCATACTTCACAAGCAGCAGCTAGTTCAGGACTCCATTTGCTAGCCTCGCGGATAATTTCATTACCCTCGCGGGCAAGGTCACGTCCCTCATTACGAGCTTGTACACATGCTTCTAAAGCTACTCGATTAGCTACAGCACCCGGTGCATTTCCCCAAGGGTGTCCTAAAGTTCCTCCACCGAATTGTAGTACGGAATCATCTCCAAAGATCTCGGTCAAAGCAGGCATATGCCAAACGTGAATACCCCCCGAAGCTACGGGCAGAACACCTGGCATAGAAACCCAATCTTGAGTGAAATAAATACCACGGCTTCGATCTTTTTCAATAAAATCATCACGTAGTAAATCAACAAAGCCCAAAGTTATGTCCCTTTCTCCTTCAAGTTTACCTACTACTGTACCAGCGTGAATATGATCTCCACCAGACATACGTAAAGCTTTAGCTAGTACACGAAAGTGCATACCATGATTCTTCTGTCTATCAATAACTGCGTGCATTGCGCGATGGATGTGAAGAAGTAGACCATTATCTCGGCAATAATGAGCCAAGCTAGTATTTGCGGTGAACCCACCTGTTAAGTAGTCGTGCATTACGATAGGAACTCCCAATTCTCTAGCACACATGGCCCTTTTGATCATTTCTTCACATGTACCTGCAGTAGCATTCAAGTAATGCCCTTTGATTTCACCTGTTTCAGCCTGTGATTTAAAAATTGCTTCGGCACAAAATAAGAAACGGTCTCTCCAGCGCATAAATGGTTGGGAGTTCacattctcatcatctttggtaAAATCAAGCCCGCCACGTAGACATTCATAAACTGCTCTACCGTAGTTCTTAGCGGATAACCCCAATTTAGGTTTAATAGTACATCCTAATAGGGGGCGACCATACTTGTTCAATTTATCTCTTTCAACCTGGATGCCATGAGGCGGGCCTTGGAAAGTTTTAATATAAGCAGTAGGGACTCGCAGATCCTCTAGACGTAGAGCGCGCAGGGCTTTGAACCCAAATACATTACCCACAATGGAAGTAAACATGTTAGTAACAGAACCTTCTTCAAAAAGGTCTAAAGGGTAAGctacataacatatatattgaTCTTCTTCTCCAGGAACGGGCTCAATGTCGTAGCATCGCCCTTTGTAACGATCAAGGCTGGTAAGCCCATCGGTCCACACGGTTGTCCATGTACCAGTAGAAGATTCAGCAGCTACCGCGGCCCCTGCTTCCTCAGGCGGAACTCCGGGTTGAGGAGTTACTCGGAAGGCTGCCAAGATATCAGTATCTTTGACTTCATATTCAGGAGTATAATAAGTCAATTTATACTCTTTAACACCAGCTTTGAATCCAACACTTGCTTTAGTCTCTGTTTGTGGTGACATAAGTCCCTCCCTACAACTCATGAATTAAGAATTCTCGCAACAACAAGGTCTACTCGATATAAATGAGGAGTTAATGAAACCTTTTCGAAGAAATCTTTCAAAAAATTATCAACGAATCCGAAAGGTTCCTTATTAGACCATGGTATTTGATTCGCCAAATACATCATTATTCTATATTCTTTCATATGTATG
The Gossypium arboreum isolate Shixiya-1 unplaced genomic scaffold, ASM2569848v2 Contig00219, whole genome shotgun sequence genome window above contains:
- the LOC128288446 gene encoding cytochrome f is translated as MQTRNTFSWIKEEITRSISVSLMIYIITGASISNAYPIFAQQGYENPREATGRIVCANCHLANKPVDIEVPQAVLPDTVFEAVVRIPYDMQLKQVLANGKKGALNVGAVLILPEGFELAPPDRISPEMKEKIGNLSFQNYRPTKKNILVIGPVPGKKYSEITFPILSPDPASNKDAHFLKYPIYVGGNRGRGQIYPDGNKSNNTVYNATATGIVSKIIRKEKGGYEITITDALDGHQVVDIIPPGPELLVSEGESIKLDQPLTINPNVGGFGQGDAEIVLQDPLRVQGLLFFLASIVFAQIFLVLKKKQFEKVQVSEMNF
- the LOC108462062 gene encoding ribulose bisphosphate carboxylase large chain, which codes for MSCREGLMSPQTETKASVGFKAGVKEYKLTYYTPEYEVKDTDILAAFRVTPQPGVPPEEAGAAVAAESSTGTWTTVWTDGLTSLDRYKGRCYDIEPVPGEEDQYICYVAYPLDLFEEGSVTNMFTSIVGNVFGFKALRALRLEDLRVPTAYIKTFQGPPHGIQVERDKLNKYGRPLLGCTIKPKLGLSAKNYGRAVYECLRGGLDFTKDDENVNSQPFMRWRDRFLFCAEAIFKSQAETGEIKGHYLNATAGTCEEMIKRAMCARELGVPIVMHDYLTGGFTANTSLAHYCRDNGLLLHIHRAMHAVIDRQKNHGMHFRVLAKALRMSGGDHIHAGTVVGKLEGERDITLGFVDLLRDDFIEKDRSRGIYFTQDWVSMPGVLPVASGGIHVWHMPALTEIFGDDSVLQFGGGTLGHPWGNAPGAVANRVALEACVQARNEGRDLAREGNEIIREASKWSPELAAACEVWKAIKFEFDAVDKLDKVEK